A single window of Neospora caninum Liverpool complete genome, chromosome XII DNA harbors:
- a CDS encoding putative nucleoside-triphosphatase, whose amino-acid sequence MAAHGLGFLLPRRQVQPSRALLLSAALFLLLSAPTTWWEEASAIVLPETRKGTAADSLLTQREQTHRFRRVFERGGDLVSALRLSFLDRAARAEQQEEGTSAHGVGLPAAPPLPGETSRRSGDALPSPGKKLETAHALVSPHNHSPSPPHTPPFSAASSLVPSGSPPSSSSPHGSGASAPSPPASSGSSTLEGDAALLASLSRQTRPKERVDSVSRDARRALEDLMLSEVSCQHLTQAVVVVDGGSSKTLPSLFTVVTESCPQVGRRVLEGTLKFVAEGTKVAGVRDLLEDWLDAHAGKDWESRELDAETLMRSFPSMQEQANRLVSNLIRDVVQLLSAQLSEEEKEEVKALGVPLFFHTTAGVRGFPDWYRDGMFVALRRAINASPPIEGYVFFTNNEWTRPISGEVEGIYAFLTANFLTRNFERITEEGPPGHEEHELLAHRKLAGIVEVGGASMQIVFPVRPFVPFPPFAKVSNLQKEGYLPHSYPPVDLVAVSFMQLGASSASGVFLKMLCGKAEYLRKGVCHNPCLFRGFEQACSAGEVSISPDGKIAVSSDIRKNRLKPAATFCGGGNAEIMYKLSNRIECEATRINPLLPLEQRLEIPHCEKIVGTGDFDACAKEVEDILIDPNLPLPANQEAVSLGFETPAQIFKFISSSAPLFVTGASLVMPVKLLQAVKLLPDDFDGTARTQLVEAAKRFCATPLTREKDGALTVHVQTEAGASQKAVDPVKLTALNYETCHRLAMAASVLRQIDSGARRPNSVRFETKVADATDPQKAVGNFGWHVGTILHHMSNPKAWSTAAYELGVGHTFHDRRFGLHPHNLAPERSEPEHAQSDADTTYGVSAKSAS is encoded by the coding sequence ATGGCTGCACACGGGTtgggttttcttctccccagGCGCCAGGTACAGCCGTCCAGGGCGCTCCTGCTTTCTGCCGCGCTTTTCCTCCTGCTGAGCGCGCCCACGACGTGGtgggaggaggcgagcgccATCGTTCTGCCTGAAACGCGCAAGGGGACGGCCGCGGACTCTCTCCTCACGCAGCGGGAGCAGACCCATAGGTTTCGACGCGTTTTCGAAAGGGGCGGCGACCTCGTTTCtgcgctgcgcctctcttttctggaTCGGGCTGCGCGCGCAGAAcaacaggaagaagggactTCCGCTCACGGAGTTGGCCTCCCGGCCGCTCCCCCACTGCCAGGCGAGACTTCGCGCCGCTCCGGCGACGCCTTGCCTTCTCCAGGCAAGAAACTCGAGACTGCTCACGCGCTGGTCTCCCCGCACAATCACTCTCCGAGTCCCCCGCACACTCCCCCTTTctcggctgcttcgtctctaGTTCCGTCCggttctcctccgtcttcttcgtctccacatGGGTCGGGCGCGTCGGCTCCTTCTCCCCCGGCTTCTTCGGGGAGTTCGACGCtggagggagacgcagctctgctggcgtctctctcgcgccagACGCGCCCCAAAGAGCGCGTGGACAGCGTAAGCCGCGACGCCCGGCGAGCCCTCGAGGACTTGATGCTCAGCGAGGTGTCCTGTCAGCACCTGACGCAGGCCGTCGTGGTCGTGGACGGCGGCAGCAGCAAGACGTTGCCCAGTCTGTTCACGGTCGTGACTGAGTCCTGCCCGCAAGTGGGACGCCGCGTGTTGGAGGGGACCCTAAAGTTCGTGGCCGAAGGCACGAAAGTCGCGGGCGTGCGCGACCTCTTGGAAGACTGGctcgacgcgcatgcaggcaaaGACTGGGAGTCGCGCGAACTCGACGCCGAGACGCTCAtgcgttcttttccttcgatGCAGGAGCAGGCGAATCGGCTGGTCTCGAACCTCATCCGGGACGTGGTCCAGCTGCTCAGCGCGCAGCTctctgaagaggagaaggaagaagtgaAGGCGCTCGGCGTGCCGCTGTTTTTCCACACCACCGCGGGAGTTCGCGGATTCCCCGACTGGTACCGAGACGGGATGTTTGTCGCGCTGCGCCGGGCCATCAACGCGTCGCCGCCGATCGAGGGCTACGTGTTTTTCACAAACAACGAGTGGACGCGCCCGATTTCCGGCGAAGTCGAGGGCATCTACGCGTTCCTGACGGCGAATTTCCTCACGCGAAACTTTGAGCGCATCACGGAAGAAGGGCCACCGGGCCACGAAGAGCACGAACTGCTTGCGCACCGCAAACTCGCGGGGATCGTCGAAGTCGGCGGGGCCTCGATGCAGatcgtcttccccgtccgGCCGTTCGTCCCGTTCCCGCCCTTCGCCAAAGTGAGCAATCTGCAGAAAGAAGGCTACCTGCCGCACTCGTACCCACCCGTCGacctcgtcgccgtctccttcatGCAACTCGGCGCCTCGAGCGCCAGCGGAGTCTTCCTCAAGATGCTCTGTGGAAAAGCCGAGTACCTGCGGAAGGGTGTCTGCCACAATCCGTGCCTGTTTCGCGGGTTCGAACAGGCGTGCTCTGCGGGAGAAGTCTCCATCTCGCCCGACGGGAAAATCGCTGTCAGCTCGGACATTCGGAAGAACCGACTGAAACCCGCCGCGACGTTCTGCGGCGGCGGCAACGCAGAAATCATGTACAAGTTGTCGAATCGGATTGAGTGTGAGGCCACCCGAATCAATCCGCTCCTCCCGCTCGAGCAGCGCCTGGAGATTCCCCACTGCGAGAAAATAGTCGGCACCGGCGACTTTGACGCGTGCGCTAAGGAAGTCGAAGACATCCTGATTGATCCAAACCTGCCGCTGCCCGCGAACCAGGAGgccgtctccctcggttTCGAGACGCCCGCGCAAATCTTCAAGTTCATCTCCTCGAGCGCGCCGCTCTTTGTCACGGGCGCCTCCCTGGTCATGCCCGTCAAACTCCTCCAGGCCGTGAAACTCCTCCCCGACGACTTTGACGGCACCGCGCGAACGCAGCTCGTCGAAGCGGCGAAGCGCTTCTGCGCGACGCCCTTGACTcgggagaaagacggcgcCCTGACCGTCCACGTCCAGACCGAAGCTGGGGCTTCCCAGAAGGCCGTCGATCCCGTGAAACTCACCGCGCTGAACTACGAGACATGCCACCGTCTCGCCATGGCGGCCTCTGTTCTTCGCCAGATTGACTCGGGGGCGAGACGGCCCAACTCGGTCCGTTTCGAGACGAAAGTCGCGGACGCCACCGACCCGCAGAAAGCAGTCGGCAACTTCGGCTGGCATGTGGGCACCATTCTCCACCACATGTCCAACCCGAAGGCCTGGAGTACTGCCGCCTACGAACTCGGCGTCGGGCACACGTTCCACGACAGAAGGTTCGGGCTGCATCCCCACAACCTGGCaccggaaagaagcgaaccgGAACACGCGCAGAGCGACGCCGACACGACGTATGGGGTATCGGCGAAGTCTGCCTCGTGA